One Drosophila virilis strain 15010-1051.87 chromosome 5, Dvir_AGI_RSII-ME, whole genome shotgun sequence DNA window includes the following coding sequences:
- the Rep gene encoding rab proteins geranylgeranyltransferase component A has product MSDDLPEEFDLIVLGTGFAESCIAAAASRIGKTVLHIDSHDYYGDVWNSFSLEAFNKLLDQPSSSLRNGSYTWHEPAEEAPSWTRETLLEKSRRFSLDLSPRVAYSAGALVQLLIKSNICRYAEFRALDHVCMLYNNELVSVPCSRSDVFNTKTLTMVEKRLLMKFLTACNDYGEDKCNEDALAFRGRTFLEYLKAQRVTDKIATCVMQAIAMCDASSSFETGMQRTQRFLASLGRYGNTPFLFPMYGCGELPQCFCRLCAVFGGIYCLKRSVDDISWTPDAKELLLSSAGKTLRAKHIVCAPGQLPATLAPHYGQLQPHISRGLFIAASPLGNEELNKGGGGVNLLRLLADEGQREACLIQLSHYSGACPAGLYILHLTTPAFSEDPAADLADFTAQLFETNAPQILYSAYFTITAPTNANESAATPIYCTAAPAYELDYDAAIADARHIFSQIYENDDFLPRAPDPEEIVVDGEDPSALNEHSLPEDLRAQLHDLQQAAQQMDIAE; this is encoded by the exons ATGTCGGATGATCTGCCCGAGGAATTCGATCTGATAGTCTTAGGCACAG GCTTCGCTGAATCCTGCATTGCCGCGGCCGCCAGTCGAATTGGCAAAACGGTGTTGCACATCGATTCCCATGATTACTATGGCGACGTTTGGAACTCATTTAGCCTGGAGGCATTTAACAAGCTGTTGGATCAGCCCAGCAGCAGCCTGCGCAACGGCAGCTACACCTGGCATGAGCCAGCGGAGGAGGCACCCAGTTGGACGCGCGAAACATTGCTGGAGAAGTCGCGCCGCTTCAGTCTGGATCTGAGTCCTCGTGTTGCCTACTCTGCCGGCGCGCTGGTGCAGTTGCTGATCAAGTCCAACATTTGCCGCTATGCGGAGTTCCGTGCCCTGGATCATGTGTGCATGCTGTACAACAACGAACTCGTCTCGGTACCCTGCTCCCGCAGCGATGTCTTCAACACCAAAACGCTGACCATGGTGGAGAAGCGTCTGCTCATGAAGTTTCTGACGGCCTGCAATGATTACGGCGAGGATAAGTGCAATGAGGATGCGCTCGCCTTTCGCGGTCGCACATTTCTGGAGTATCTGAAGGCACAACGGGTTACGGACAAGATAGCCACATGCGTGATGCAAGCTATAGCCATGTGcgatgccagcagcagctttgaGACGGGCATGCAGCGCACCCAGCGCTTTTTGGCCAGCCTGGGCCGCTATGGCAATACGCCCTTTCTGTTTCCCATGTACGGCTGCGGTGAATTGCCGCAATGCTTTTGCCGCTTGTGCGCCGTCTTTGGCGGCATTTATTGTCTGAAGCGCAGCGTCGACGACATCAGTTGGACGCCGGACGCCAAGGAGCTGCTGTTGAGCAGCGCGGGCAAAACGCTGCGCGCCAAGCATATTGTCTGTGCGCCCGGTCAACTGCCTGCAACATTGGCCCCACACTATGGCCAGCTGCAGCCGCATATCTCCAGAGGCTTGTTCATTGCCGCCAGTCCGTTGGGCAACGAGGAGCTCAATAAGGGCGGCGGCGGTGTCAATTTGTTGCGTCTGCTGGCGGACGAAGGGCAACGCGAGGCGTGTCTAATACAATTGTCCCACTACTCGGGCGCCTGTCCGGCTGGTTTGT ACATACTCCATTTAACGACGCCCGCTTTTAGTGAAGATCCTGCTGCCGATTTGGCTGACTTTACGGCGCAGCTGTTTGAGACAAATGCTCCACAGATTCTCTACAGCGCTTACTTTACCATCACGGCGCCCACGAATGCAAATGAAagcgctgccacgcccatttaCTGCACTGCCGCGCCCGCCTACGAGCTGGACTATGATGCAGCCATAGCCGATGCACGGCATATATTCAGTCAAATCTATGAGAACGACGATTTTTTGCCACGTGCGCCCGATCCCGAGGAGATTGTTGTCGATGGCGAGGATCCCAGCGCGCTGAACGAACACAGTTTGCCCGAAGATTTGCGGGCACAGCTGCATGATTTACAGCAGGCGGCACAGCAAATGGACATAGCCGAATAG